The following proteins are co-located in the Pseudomonas sp. ATCC 13867 genome:
- a CDS encoding PqiB family protein, whose product MSDLPTPKMRKTSNWSAIWILPLIALAIGAWLAWRAYDQAGIMINIRFESGDGIQINKTEVMFKGIAVGKVTDLHVNKPDLGVTAVVEMRKEAAEYLSENTRFWLVKPRVSLAGVTGLETLVSGNYIAIDPVKGEQQREFTALKEPPPLSDSLPGLHLTLKADRLGSLEQGSPIYYRQIQVGQVKSYHLAEDQKTIEVKIHIEPAYANLVRKHTRFWNASGITLSGDLSGLKLRTESLASIAAGGIAFATPENYPDSPPTDSTKPFRLYEDYDAAQAGLSVRLKVTDVSGLNAGSTPVMYNGVQVGTVKSIDMDQDFNGATASLSMDPRTEDFLNGDTEFWLVKPSISLAGITGLEALVKGNYISVRFAKTGQPTRDFVIRPKAPPLNLDSPGLHLVLTTDKLGSLEVGTPLLYRQMKVGSVQSYQLSRRDPSRLIIGVHVEPEYANLVNTSTRFWNVSGVTVSGGLDGIKLKSESLQTLIAGGIAFDTPNPKAPPVTKVRRFALFDSEDAAHAKGQVIELRASTADGLKEGTVLRYKGLEVGRVEQVDLSKDMSGVQMKARLTRAEDRIARQGTRFWVVGPEVGLSGVSNLGTLVSGQYIEVLPAEKPGQAQGSFNLLASQPNRLLDAEGLRLTLSASRRGSLKAGVPVTYREVQVGKVTSFELGETGDRVLIHILIEPRYAPLVRTGSRFWNTSGVGVDAGLFKGVKVRTESFETILSGGVAFATPNNAEMGAPAKPGQTFALFDESSEEWLDWAPKIPLGKAN is encoded by the coding sequence ATGAGTGATCTTCCCACCCCGAAGATGCGCAAGACCTCCAACTGGTCGGCAATCTGGATCCTGCCGCTGATCGCCTTGGCCATCGGTGCCTGGTTGGCCTGGCGGGCCTACGATCAGGCGGGGATCATGATCAATATCCGCTTCGAAAGCGGTGACGGTATCCAGATCAACAAGACCGAGGTGATGTTCAAGGGAATCGCCGTCGGCAAAGTGACCGACCTGCATGTGAACAAGCCTGACCTGGGGGTTACGGCGGTCGTCGAGATGCGCAAGGAGGCGGCCGAATACCTGAGCGAGAACACCCGCTTCTGGCTGGTGAAGCCGCGCGTATCGCTGGCTGGGGTGACCGGCCTGGAGACCCTGGTATCGGGCAACTACATTGCCATCGACCCGGTGAAGGGGGAGCAGCAGAGGGAGTTCACCGCGCTGAAGGAGCCGCCGCCGCTGTCCGACAGCCTGCCCGGCCTGCACCTGACGCTGAAGGCCGATCGACTGGGCTCGCTGGAGCAGGGGAGCCCGATCTATTACCGGCAGATTCAGGTCGGTCAGGTGAAGAGCTACCACCTGGCCGAGGACCAGAAGACCATCGAGGTGAAGATTCACATCGAGCCGGCCTACGCCAATCTGGTGCGTAAACACACGCGCTTCTGGAATGCCAGCGGCATCACCCTGTCCGGCGACCTGAGCGGTCTCAAGTTGCGTACCGAGTCACTGGCATCCATTGCGGCGGGCGGTATCGCCTTCGCGACGCCGGAGAACTATCCGGATAGCCCGCCAACGGATTCGACCAAGCCGTTCCGCCTCTATGAGGACTACGATGCCGCCCAGGCCGGTCTGAGCGTCAGGCTCAAGGTCACCGATGTCAGCGGGCTCAACGCCGGCAGCACGCCGGTGATGTACAACGGCGTGCAGGTCGGCACCGTGAAGAGCATCGATATGGACCAGGATTTCAACGGCGCCACCGCGTCGCTGTCGATGGATCCGCGTACCGAAGACTTCCTCAATGGCGATACCGAGTTCTGGCTGGTCAAGCCGAGCATTTCCCTGGCGGGGATCACCGGCCTGGAAGCGCTGGTGAAGGGCAACTACATCAGTGTGCGTTTCGCCAAGACCGGCCAGCCGACCCGCGACTTCGTCATCCGCCCCAAGGCGCCGCCGCTGAACCTGGACTCTCCTGGACTGCACCTGGTGCTGACGACCGACAAGCTGGGCTCGCTGGAAGTGGGGACGCCGCTCCTCTACCGGCAAATGAAGGTGGGTAGCGTACAGAGCTACCAGTTGTCTCGCCGTGATCCGTCGCGGCTGATCATTGGTGTGCACGTCGAGCCGGAGTACGCCAATCTGGTGAACACCTCGACGCGCTTCTGGAACGTCAGCGGGGTGACCGTCAGCGGTGGGCTCGATGGCATCAAGCTCAAGAGCGAATCACTGCAAACCCTGATCGCCGGCGGGATCGCCTTCGATACGCCGAACCCCAAGGCGCCTCCAGTGACCAAGGTGCGTCGCTTCGCGCTGTTCGACAGCGAGGACGCGGCCCATGCCAAGGGCCAGGTGATCGAGCTGCGCGCCAGCACCGCCGACGGCCTGAAGGAAGGCACCGTGCTGCGTTACAAGGGCCTGGAAGTAGGGCGTGTCGAGCAGGTCGACCTGAGCAAGGACATGAGCGGCGTACAGATGAAGGCGCGCCTGACCCGTGCGGAGGATCGCATCGCACGCCAGGGTACGCGCTTCTGGGTGGTTGGGCCGGAGGTCGGGCTTTCCGGTGTGTCCAACCTGGGTACCCTCGTCAGTGGGCAGTACATCGAGGTGCTGCCTGCCGAGAAGCCGGGGCAGGCACAGGGCTCCTTCAACCTGCTGGCCAGTCAGCCGAACCGCCTGCTGGACGCCGAAGGCCTGCGCCTGACCCTCAGTGCATCCCGGCGCGGCTCGCTCAAGGCGGGCGTGCCGGTGACCTACCGCGAGGTGCAGGTCGGCAAGGTGACCTCCTTCGAGCTGGGTGAGACGGGCGACCGGGTGCTGATCCACATTCTGATCGAACCGCGGTACGCGCCGCTGGTGCGCACTGGCAGCCGGTTCTGGAACACCAGTGGTGTCGGGGTGGATGCCGGTCTGTTCAAGGGCGTGAAGGTGCGTACCGAGTCGTTCGAAACCATCCTCTCCGGTGGCGTTGCCTTCGCTACGCCGAACAATGCCGAGATGGGTGCGCCGGCCAAGCCGGGGCAGACCTTCGCGCTGTTCGACGAGTCCAGCGAGGAGTGGCTGGACTGGGCGCCGAAGATTCCGCTGGGCAAGGCGAATTGA
- a CDS encoding paraquat-inducible protein A, which produces MRAIDAGILICGECHQLNRRAEDDETTCSRCGAVVHDRRPNSLARTWALLVTAAILYIPANLLPIMTVNFLGNGMPATIMEGVVELINADMVPIAAVVFVASILVPTFKLVGITLLLYSVQRCQPLSARQRIVMYRFIEWIGRWSMLDIFVIAILVALVNFGNLATIEANLGAAAFASVVVLTMLAAVTFDPRLIWDNTDAENDNE; this is translated from the coding sequence ATGCGGGCCATTGATGCAGGGATTCTGATCTGTGGCGAGTGCCACCAGCTCAACCGTCGCGCCGAGGATGACGAGACCACCTGCAGCCGCTGCGGTGCGGTTGTGCATGATCGCCGGCCGAACAGCCTGGCACGGACCTGGGCGCTGCTGGTCACGGCCGCCATTCTCTATATACCCGCCAACCTGCTGCCGATCATGACGGTCAACTTCCTGGGTAACGGGATGCCGGCGACCATCATGGAAGGGGTCGTCGAGCTGATCAATGCGGATATGGTGCCGATCGCCGCGGTGGTCTTCGTCGCCAGTATCCTGGTCCCCACCTTCAAGCTGGTGGGTATCACTCTGCTGCTGTATTCGGTACAGCGCTGCCAGCCACTGTCGGCTCGGCAGAGGATCGTGATGTACCGGTTCATCGAGTGGATCGGACGCTGGTCGATGCTTGATATCTTCGTCATCGCGATCCTGGTAGCCCTGGTGAATTTCGGCAATCTGGCCACTATCGAGGCAAACCTCGGTGCGGCAGCCTTCGCCAGCGTGGTGGTACTGACCATGCTGGCAGCAGTGACTTTCGATCCCCGGTTGATCTGGGATAACACGGACGCGGAAAACGACAATGAGTGA
- a CDS encoding paraquat-inducible protein A, producing MSEIQGDALQHLPLDQLTACHECDLLMRRELVPLGQKSVCPRCGYELEIHRPYMVRRALALVLTALLLYIPANFLPIMHITILGQVSTDTVWSGVLGLYDSSMKGVAVLVFLCSMIIPLAKLLCQFFVLLTLRFRVLRDQGMLMFRGYQHLREWGMLEVYLMGILVSIVKLIGMAELHVGLGLACFVALLFTQVWLEVTMSHHQVWGELSGEFDDAGH from the coding sequence ATGTCCGAAATCCAAGGTGATGCGCTACAGCACCTGCCGCTGGATCAGTTGACCGCGTGCCATGAGTGCGATCTTTTGATGCGACGCGAGCTCGTGCCGCTGGGGCAGAAGTCTGTCTGTCCACGGTGCGGCTATGAGCTGGAGATCCACCGTCCTTACATGGTGCGACGCGCGCTGGCGTTGGTGCTGACGGCGTTGCTGCTCTATATACCCGCCAACTTTCTGCCGATCATGCATATCACCATCCTTGGGCAGGTCAGTACCGATACGGTCTGGAGTGGGGTATTGGGCCTTTATGATTCGAGCATGAAAGGCGTTGCCGTCCTGGTGTTCCTGTGCAGCATGATCATTCCGCTGGCCAAACTGCTCTGCCAGTTCTTCGTGCTGCTGACTTTGCGTTTCCGGGTGCTACGGGACCAGGGGATGCTGATGTTCCGTGGGTATCAGCACCTGCGCGAATGGGGGATGCTCGAGGTCTACCTGATGGGCATCCTGGTGTCGATCGTGAAGCTGATCGGTATGGCCGAGCTGCACGTCGGGCTGGGGCTGGCCTGCTTCGTGGCCCTGTTGTTTACCCAGGTCTGGTTGGAGGTGACCATGTCACACCATCAGGTCTGGGGTGAATTGTCCGGGGAGTTCGACGATGCGGGCCATTGA